Part of the Candidatus Margulisiibacteriota bacterium genome is shown below.
GATCATCTGCTCAGAAAAGGCGGACAGGAAGCAGGTATAAATGTTCCTGTTACTACACAACTTTTAAGAAGCACTTATGCTGTAAACCTTTTTCAGGATGGGGCCACAGTCAAACAGGCTTCGGAATTATTAGGAATTTCCGACTACAATACGTTACATAAATATCAAAAACTGGCTGATGGTCAGGAAACAGTCGCAGCGGAAACCCAGAGTACAAAAGAACAACCGGTTTCCCAGGTGGAAACCAGGCCCAAGATAAATCAGATTATATCCGATGTTTTTCCGGTAAAACCAAAGCCCGTGAAAAAACTCAGCAATTTGCAAATTGAACTCCGACCTGACCCGGCTGAGGTTATTTTTGGCCGCGACCATCTTATCAAAGAAATCAGGGCAATGCTGAATAAAGGCCAGTCTGTTTTATTGGAAGGCAAATTCGGCGTGGGGAAAACCCATATTCTCAAGCACATGGCACATATATTAAATATTGATAAAGTCCCCTCTTCTAGCAAGAGAGGGGATTTAGGAGTGAGTTATTTTGAAAGTCCGGCGCAGACTAAAACTATTCTGCATGAACTCTGTGAAAAGTTAGGAGCAACTGAGTTCAAATCTACTACCCAGGTCCAGGAACTGCTGGATTATGCCCTGCGCAATAAAGACCATAAGGCTCCGGTTCTGATAATTGATAATCTCGACAAAATCCGTGCAGGAGATATTGAGGTCCTGATAAAAATTGTGGAAAATTTTACCGTTTTGAGCGCTACAGAGGAACCCACTCCCAAACTGAAAGCGCTTTGGTACAAATTCAAGGAAATAAAAGTAAATCCTTTAAATCCTGACCACTGCAAAGAGCTGATCAAATATCTGACGCAGAACATGTCCATTTCCGATTATGACCTGATGGAAACAAGGCTGCTGAATCAGTCCAACTGTCTGCCTCTGGCCATTGTGGATATGGCTGTTCAGTTGAGCCACGCCAATGTTGTCACTCGTGAGGTTGTACGGGATGTGCATCACGAGATCGGTGTGGTTTATCGGGACTGGTCTTACGCTGTTATTCTGCTCTGGGCAGTGCTGGTTTTATTTCGGTTTATAGCTTTGGGCACGCATAGTTTTGAAGGGTATATCTTGGCCGGAATCGGCATGTCGATGATTGTTGTTATTAGGTTTTTTGTTTTTAAAGGAAGATAACTCACCCCCGGCCCCCTCTCTTCCGCTTCGCGGTAAAGAGGGGTGCGATTTGGGAGATATTATGGTACATGAAATAAAAGAAAAAGTTAGATACTTGAGAAAAAAACAAACAAAAACAGAAGCCATTCTTTGGAGTGAACTGCGAAACAGAAAATTAGCTGGCTATAGATTTATACGTCAATATCCGATAACTTTTAATTTTAATGGTAAAAGCAAATTGTTTATCGCTGATTTTTATTGCGCAAAAAGCAAATTAATAATTGAGGTTGATGGGCAAATACATGACAATCAAAAAGAATATGATGAATTTAGGACTTTTATAATAAACACAAAAGGAATAAATGTTGTTCGTTTTAATAATGAGGACATCCAAAATAACTTAAAAAATGTACTTATTAAAATATCTACATTGTTAGAAGGCCCCTCGTTTTTGCACAAGCAAAAGAGAGGGGTGGCCGTAGGCCAGGGTGAGTTATGTTAGCACCCACCCATAGCGTCTTCGGCCTTTTTTTAACCCTGGTAATTCTGGCTGCGTTTGGCATCAAGATCAGCCTGCATTGGACTATTCTTACCTTTGCGGTAATCGGAGCTGTGCTGCCGGATATCGATCATCCCAAATCCCTTATCGGAAAATTGTTCCCTTTTATTTCTAACCCGCTGGAGCGCAGGTTCGGACATCGTACATTTACCCATTCATTGCTGGGAGCTTTATTTTTTACGCTTATTTTTTCTTTAATAATCCTTTTATATAACCTTACGCTTTATGGTCTGCATATCGCTTTTAATATCAAATATTTCGGCTTAAATACAGCAAATTATGGGTTGGCTATTCGCTGGATAGCGGCTTTTTTCATAAGTTATACGTCACATTTGGTTCTGGATATGTTCAATAAACAGGGCTCGCAATTATTCTGGCCCAACACAGGCCGGGACGTAATTCCTAAAAACATCAAGTTCCGTCTGGAATCCGGTTCCAAAGCAGAAATCTTCATCTTTTTTGCGTTGCTGGGTTTGGTATTGCTGGCCCTGCCCATTTCCAAATATGGGTTCGGAAGCTCTTTGCGCTGGGTGCTGGCTACTCCCGAATCAGCTATTGCCGAATACAAGGACATGAAAACTCATACCTTTGTGGAATTCAAAGGGGTGTATCAGTCCACTAAAGAAAATGTGGAAGGTCTGGCGGAAATTCTGGATGTAGTTAATAAACAGTTGGTGGTCAGATATGATAATAAAATTTATTCTCTGAGCAGCGATGATGGCGCTGATATTGTAGCTTCCAAAGTTCGGGTCAAGCATACTGATAAGCCTCTGGAATTCCGGCAGGTGGTGTTCAAAGATAAAACCCGTGAGTCTTTGCTGGCACAGATAACCACAGCTTCTCTGGTCAGCGGATATGTGGAACTTCCGGCTGATATGCAGCTGAAATTTCCAGTTGCTGACATTAAGCAGGGCAATTATAAAACCATGCAGCAAAAAGGCGACCGGCTGATTCTCAGCTTCGCAGGCAAAGCGGAATTAGAAAAGCTGGGCTTGAATGAACAGTTCCTGTTATTACAGAAACAAGACAAAACAGAACTCAGTTCTTTAAGAATAAAAAAGAATAGCGTGCTTGCTGACATCAAATCTCTGAAAAGTCAGGACGATGGACTGACAGACCTTGGCAGACAATTTTATGGAGACAAGGAAAAGCTGGCAGAAAGAGAGAATAAAATCGCAGAATATCGCAGTCAGTTAAGTGAACTTGATTTGAAAATTCAGACTATAACCCTGCGCATGAAAGAGCATGAATTCTTTTATACTGGGGAAGTTAAGGTTAGGGAATAAGTCAATAAGTCGGATATATGGTCAGATGTCCAAAGTCTGATGTCGTAGATTATAATATTGGAATGATTAAAGTGAGGAGATGAATAAATGGTAAAGATTAATGTTCAGGGTAATGAAATAAATGTAATGTCAGTAAATGAAGAGGATTATATTTCTTTAACTGACATGCTTAAAGCAAAAGACGGCGATTTTTTTGTTTCTGACTGGCTACGAAACCGCAATACTGTTGAATTTCTTGGTATTTGGGAAAAGATTCACAATCCTAGTTTTAATTATGGCGAATTTGCCATAATTAGAAGCCAGGCTGGTTTAAACAGTTATAAAATAAGCGTAAAGGAATGGTGTGAGAAAACAAACGCTGTCGGCTTAAAAGCCACAGCAGGCAGATATGGTGGGACATACGCTCATAAGGACATAGCTTTTGAATTTGGCATGTGGATCAGCGCCGAATTTAAAATATATCTCATTAAAGAATTCCAGAGAATGAAAGAAGAGGAGTTCAGACAGCTTGGGTGGGATATTCGCCGTAACTTAACAAAAATAAATTATCGTATTCATACTGACGCAATAAAAGAAAACCTTATACCACAAGAATTAACCAATTCTCAGATAAATATTGTGTATGCAACGGAAGCTGATGTACTTAATATGGCGCTTTTTGGGAAAACCGCTAAACAGTGGCGTGATGAAAATCCCGACTTAAGTGGCAATATCCGAGATTATGCGGATATTTCACAATTGGTTTGTTTATCCAATCTGGAAAATTTAAACGCGCACTTTATTCGGGAAGGAATCT
Proteins encoded:
- a CDS encoding KilA-N domain-containing protein, with the translated sequence MVKINVQGNEINVMSVNEEDYISLTDMLKAKDGDFFVSDWLRNRNTVEFLGIWEKIHNPSFNYGEFAIIRSQAGLNSYKISVKEWCEKTNAVGLKATAGRYGGTYAHKDIAFEFGMWISAEFKIYLIKEFQRMKEEEFRQLGWDIRRNLTKINYRIHTDAIKENLIPQELTNSQINIVYATEADVLNMALFGKTAKQWRDENPDLSGNIRDYADISQLVCLSNLENLNAHFIREGISQAGRLDKLNTIAIQQMRLLTMDNSVKKLKK
- a CDS encoding metal-dependent hydrolase, yielding MLAPTHSVFGLFLTLVILAAFGIKISLHWTILTFAVIGAVLPDIDHPKSLIGKLFPFISNPLERRFGHRTFTHSLLGALFFTLIFSLIILLYNLTLYGLHIAFNIKYFGLNTANYGLAIRWIAAFFISYTSHLVLDMFNKQGSQLFWPNTGRDVIPKNIKFRLESGSKAEIFIFFALLGLVLLALPISKYGFGSSLRWVLATPESAIAEYKDMKTHTFVEFKGVYQSTKENVEGLAEILDVVNKQLVVRYDNKIYSLSSDDGADIVASKVRVKHTDKPLEFRQVVFKDKTRESLLAQITTASLVSGYVELPADMQLKFPVADIKQGNYKTMQQKGDRLILSFAGKAELEKLGLNEQFLLLQKQDKTELSSLRIKKNSVLADIKSLKSQDDGLTDLGRQFYGDKEKLAERENKIAEYRSQLSELDLKIQTITLRMKEHEFFYTGEVKVRE
- a CDS encoding endonuclease domain-containing protein; amino-acid sequence: MVHEIKEKVRYLRKKQTKTEAILWSELRNRKLAGYRFIRQYPITFNFNGKSKLFIADFYCAKSKLIIEVDGQIHDNQKEYDEFRTFIINTKGINVVRFNNEDIQNNLKNVLIKISTLLEGPSFLHKQKRGVAVGQGELC
- a CDS encoding tyrosine-type recombinase/integrase — encoded protein: MEDYLSKVEIKALLKAVTNTRDYAITTLLLTTGISRGELCALTTDNINLEKEILTVLGNKPRTIPINPQAKDAVARWLSERPAAKTDILFLTNKGTLQGLSPRSVDHLLRKGGQEAGINVPVTTQLLRSTYAVNLFQDGATVKQASELLGISDYNTLHKYQKLADGQETVAAETQSTKEQPVSQVETRPKINQIISDVFPVKPKPVKKLSNLQIELRPDPAEVIFGRDHLIKEIRAMLNKGQSVLLEGKFGVGKTHILKHMAHILNIDKVPSSSKRGDLGVSYFESPAQTKTILHELCEKLGATEFKSTTQVQELLDYALRNKDHKAPVLIIDNLDKIRAGDIEVLIKIVENFTVLSATEEPTPKLKALWYKFKEIKVNPLNPDHCKELIKYLTQNMSISDYDLMETRLLNQSNCLPLAIVDMAVQLSHANVVTREVVRDVHHEIGVVYRDWSYAVILLWAVLVLFRFIALGTHSFEGYILAGIGMSMIVVIRFFVFKGR